The Methanofervidicoccus sp. A16 genome has a segment encoding these proteins:
- a CDS encoding chemotaxis protein CheC: MGILESMRKLINIGREASENIAKSFTELTGETTDVQFLGVRFTPLEFLVEQFDDRVYKVVRIDFEGILSGKSLMLLPEEDAVKLEKMLLIDILWDSLVNKSELPDYKEMEVSVMNEVANIVVASFLNVFANALKSEINITTPEFIKDSGFSVVESLVVEMAEQIDIALIFDNKIHILGKYPINCNILILIDPTTIEQLDNL; encoded by the coding sequence ATGGGAATTTTAGAATCTATGAGAAAACTTATAAATATTGGTAGAGAAGCCTCAGAGAATATTGCCAAATCCTTCACAGAATTGACAGGAGAAACAACAGATGTCCAATTTTTAGGTGTAAGATTCACTCCCTTGGAGTTTCTCGTTGAGCAGTTTGATGACAGGGTATACAAAGTTGTTCGTATTGATTTTGAGGGTATACTTAGTGGTAAATCCTTGATGTTACTTCCTGAAGAGGATGCTGTAAAGTTGGAGAAGATGTTACTTATAGATATACTATGGGACAGTTTAGTGAATAAATCTGAACTACCTGATTACAAAGAGATGGAAGTTTCTGTAATGAATGAAGTAGCAAATATAGTTGTAGCCTCTTTTTTAAATGTTTTTGCAAATGCCCTCAAGAGTGAGATAAATATAACAACACCTGAATTTATTAAAGACAGTGGGTTTTCAGTGGTTGAGTCATTAGTCGTAGAAATGGCAGAACAAATAGATATAGCCCTAATTTTTGATAATAAAATACACATTTTAGGAAAATATCCTATAAACTGTAATATACTAATTCTAATAGATCCAACCACTATAGAACAGCTAGATAATCTATAA
- the purM gene encoding phosphoribosylformylglycinamidine cyclo-ligase: MVTYRDAGVDIYKEDRIIRALISQITFKRTDRFKPCEELIGHYAGAIEFGDYYLVLCTDGVGSKMVVAKMANRYDTVPIDMIAMNVNDAISIGAEPVALVDYIAVEDIDEEIARQIGKGLNEGLKEANISLIGGETATLPDIVKGIDIAGTVLAVVRKDKVITGRDIKEGDVIVGLRSSGIHSNGLSLARKVFFEIGGMDIHHKLPHGKTVGEELLTPTRIYVKPVLEMIEKVKVKGLAHITGGGFRKLRRLKKDVVYLIDNLPEPHPVFKEIQRIGNVPDEEMFRTFNMGIGFCVIVDKKDSEKVIEIAEKYHIPAYVIGRIVKEVEIGGEKIRDKVVVRYKNKSIIVE; encoded by the coding sequence ATGGTAACCTATAGAGATGCTGGAGTAGATATATACAAAGAGGATAGGATTATAAGAGCGTTAATATCCCAGATAACCTTCAAGAGAACAGATAGGTTCAAACCCTGTGAAGAACTTATAGGACACTATGCAGGTGCCATTGAATTTGGAGATTACTATCTTGTGCTCTGTACAGATGGAGTTGGAAGTAAGATGGTTGTTGCAAAAATGGCCAATAGATACGACACTGTACCTATAGATATGATAGCTATGAACGTCAACGACGCCATCTCTATAGGGGCGGAACCTGTTGCACTTGTGGACTATATAGCAGTTGAGGATATAGATGAAGAGATAGCGAGACAGATAGGTAAGGGATTAAATGAGGGGTTGAAGGAGGCGAATATAAGTCTCATTGGAGGAGAAACTGCCACACTTCCAGATATTGTAAAGGGAATAGACATTGCAGGAACAGTTTTAGCAGTTGTGAGAAAGGATAAGGTAATAACTGGAAGGGATATTAAGGAGGGAGATGTTATAGTAGGTCTTAGAAGTAGTGGGATACACAGTAACGGGTTGTCCCTGGCTAGGAAGGTGTTCTTTGAAATTGGAGGTATGGATATCCACCATAAACTACCACATGGTAAAACTGTTGGAGAGGAGTTATTGACACCTACGAGGATATACGTAAAACCAGTATTGGAGATGATAGAAAAGGTGAAGGTTAAGGGACTAGCCCATATTACAGGGGGAGGATTTAGAAAGTTGAGGAGATTAAAAAAAGATGTTGTCTATCTCATAGATAACCTACCTGAGCCCCATCCTGTATTCAAGGAGATCCAAAGGATAGGAAACGTCCCAGATGAGGAGATGTTTAGAACCTTCAACATGGGTATAGGTTTCTGTGTGATAGTAGATAAAAAAGATAGTGAGAAGGTTATAGAGATTGCAGAGAAATACCATATTCCCGCCTACGTTATAGGTAGGATTGTGAAAGAGGTAGAGATAGGAGGAGAAAAAATAAGGGATAAAGTGGTTGTTAGATATAAAAATAAAAGTATAATAGTAGAGTAA
- a CDS encoding chemotaxis protein CheC, which yields MKRGNVFISPKSWEIIMESIINEEIMGENNSNNDKRSNFVRNFYLLGLGKIEKIGKCAAKKAADFITNLTGNPVEIGVVSVMLITPYEIKKELKDEEKIFTGINFSGEIEGVGILIFSEESALKLSKSMLAEIGMDDGSDDNVLDDMKISAINEACNLIISAYVDTLANFMKTSLTMSPPFFIKGSEREIIEKIFKDHNTGDNDIILTFKSKLYSQGIGSGFEVLIIMPPDSLNTLFQKI from the coding sequence ATGAAAAGAGGGAATGTATTCATCTCACCAAAATCTTGGGAAATTATAATGGAAAGTATAATCAACGAGGAAATAATGGGTGAAAATAATTCAAATAATGATAAGAGATCTAATTTTGTCAGAAACTTTTATCTCTTGGGGTTGGGTAAAATTGAGAAAATCGGTAAATGTGCTGCTAAAAAGGCTGCTGATTTTATAACAAATCTAACTGGCAACCCTGTTGAGATAGGGGTAGTAAGTGTTATGCTTATCACTCCTTATGAGATTAAAAAGGAGTTAAAAGATGAAGAAAAGATATTTACAGGTATAAACTTTAGTGGTGAAATTGAAGGAGTAGGAATTTTAATATTCTCTGAAGAGTCTGCACTAAAACTTTCAAAATCTATGTTGGCAGAGATTGGTATGGATGATGGTAGTGATGATAATGTTCTCGATGATATGAAAATCTCTGCAATAAATGAGGCATGTAATTTAATAATATCTGCCTATGTGGATACCTTAGCTAATTTTATGAAGACGTCATTAACTATGTCTCCTCCATTCTTTATCAAAGGATCGGAAAGGGAGATCATAGAGAAGATTTTTAAAGATCATAATACTGGCGACAACGACATAATTCTAACCTTCAAGTCTAAGTTATACTCCCAGGGAATAGGTTCTGGTTTTGAAGTTTTAATAATAATGCCTCCAGATTCTCTGAATACTCTGTTCCAAAAGATATAA
- a CDS encoding CheF family chemotaxis protein, with translation MARTSSKEVAKFEGKGIIINPYTLRDPFTKWSKIKITLYTDRILFEFENKSIEAELKYVVDVGAELPRRAIEIAKSTLDDIRYYSSITIQLPDSDKDIIGFAPETSLYGKTLINSFLKKVFYVLLNKKEVKVQYEVIKGGSVDPSAKWEDGMLVFAQRPVKKGLKVVNELVLAVAVTSGGKPKVYNLFSNLESISLEKKTVENEELTVLEIKQLKGGESVTSYLYIPERERLFVLRYIATLTKYGKLVKDLLPKTEDELVSQLASETWSGDKIKSEVEQLEPEEQEILTALYTGISSLELPNVMGLDVDEVERILDKLIDKGYLKLVRIRKETELTEKGRAITNYIISNF, from the coding sequence ATGGCAAGGACCTCTTCTAAAGAAGTTGCAAAATTTGAAGGTAAAGGAATTATAATAAACCCCTACACTCTAAGAGACCCTTTTACCAAATGGAGCAAAATTAAAATAACTTTATATACTGATAGAATTTTATTTGAATTTGAAAATAAATCTATTGAAGCAGAATTAAAATATGTGGTAGATGTAGGTGCAGAATTACCTAGAAGGGCTATAGAGATTGCAAAGAGTACATTAGATGACATAAGGTATTACTCTTCTATAACTATACAGTTGCCAGATAGTGATAAGGATATTATAGGATTCGCCCCTGAAACCTCTCTCTATGGTAAAACACTAATAAATTCTTTTTTGAAAAAAGTATTTTATGTGTTGTTGAATAAAAAAGAGGTTAAAGTACAGTATGAGGTAATTAAGGGAGGTTCTGTAGATCCCTCGGCAAAGTGGGAAGATGGTATGTTAGTATTTGCCCAAAGACCTGTAAAGAAAGGATTAAAAGTAGTTAATGAGTTAGTTCTAGCGGTAGCAGTGACTTCTGGAGGAAAGCCAAAAGTATATAATTTATTTAGTAATTTAGAGTCTATTTCACTTGAAAAGAAAACAGTTGAAAATGAAGAACTAACTGTATTGGAGATAAAACAGTTGAAAGGTGGTGAATCTGTAACTTCATATCTTTATATACCTGAAAGGGAAAGATTGTTTGTCCTTAGATACATCGCTACGTTAACAAAATATGGAAAATTAGTCAAAGATTTACTTCCTAAAACAGAGGATGAACTAGTATCTCAGTTGGCATCTGAAACTTGGAGTGGAGATAAAATAAAGAGTGAAGTGGAACAGTTAGAACCTGAAGAACAGGAGATACTAACTGCATTATATACAGGTATCTCCTCCCTTGAATTGCCCAATGTGATGGGATTAGATGTTGATGAGGTGGAACGAATATTGGATAAATTAATTGATAAAGGATACCTCAAATTAGTAAGAATAAGAAAAGAAACTGAATTAACAGAAAAAGGTAGGGCAATTACCAATTATATTATATCTAACTTCTAA
- a CDS encoding IMP cyclohydrolase — protein sequence MYIGRFLVMGKTENGKPFISYRVSSRSFPNRRAVLKNNTVTIVPESIEDILKNPYIMYNALKVIGNYVVATNGSHTDVIGDKIEMGFPVRDALIYPLATMDYEKDEYKTPRIAGILYREGGYLGYVSDRDIRVCEVPLKDGIGYYLGTYGVCSISEDQKIPVVGETPREICKYILEYKEFEHPVCCATALIDGDKIEMEVLNLR from the coding sequence ATCTACATAGGTAGATTTTTAGTTATGGGAAAGACAGAGAACGGGAAACCATTTATCTCCTACAGAGTATCCAGTAGAAGTTTTCCAAATAGGAGGGCAGTATTAAAGAATAATACAGTTACTATAGTACCGGAGAGTATAGAGGACATCCTCAAAAATCCCTATATTATGTACAATGCCCTAAAGGTTATAGGGAACTATGTAGTTGCAACTAATGGCTCCCATACCGATGTTATAGGGGATAAGATAGAGATGGGATTTCCAGTGAGGGATGCCCTCATATATCCTCTTGCTACAATGGATTACGAGAAGGATGAGTATAAAACTCCCAGAATAGCAGGGATTTTATATAGAGAGGGTGGATACCTGGGATACGTTTCAGATAGAGATATACGAGTGTGTGAAGTTCCTCTAAAAGATGGAATAGGATACTACTTAGGTACATATGGAGTTTGTAGTATTTCAGAGGATCAGAAGATACCTGTAGTAGGAGAGACACCAAGGGAAATCTGTAAATATATTCTCGAATATAAGGAGTTTGAACATCCAGTATGTTGTGCAACTGCTCTTATAGATGGGGATAAAATAGAGATGGAGGTTCTGAATTTGAGGTAA
- a CDS encoding TIGR00703 family protein — MAVESKEVELENTLVFETLGNPEKEREFKLKSLKKWGFDLIFGKIDGRETYFTAELEEKKAGDKFSREGKEYEVIEVLEELPKNVELYAHIEMEMGRAYIVCELRDEDGVNTEVLRVPAASLLYAFFKKNKLGNLLKAVRNVGISIEFSQQNGVGGKPLSYQELPNTPRRFIRSVRKVEKETGFGRLSIAYYGETKDGEPRFWYSWLLPTIALFDLTIAKKVNQTLGILKVD; from the coding sequence GTGGCTGTAGAATCTAAGGAGGTTGAACTGGAGAACACCTTAGTATTTGAAACCTTAGGAAATCCAGAGAAGGAGAGAGAATTTAAATTAAAGTCTTTGAAGAAGTGGGGTTTTGACTTGATATTTGGAAAGATAGATGGTAGAGAGACCTACTTCACAGCGGAGTTGGAGGAAAAGAAGGCTGGAGACAAATTCTCCAGAGAGGGTAAAGAGTACGAGGTAATAGAGGTACTGGAAGAACTACCTAAGAATGTGGAGTTGTACGCCCATATAGAGATGGAGATGGGAAGGGCCTATATAGTATGTGAGTTAAGGGACGAGGATGGAGTAAATACCGAGGTGCTGAGGGTTCCTGCAGCCTCTCTACTCTATGCATTCTTTAAGAAGAACAAATTAGGAAATCTATTAAAGGCCGTAAGAAATGTTGGAATAAGTATTGAATTCTCCCAACAGAACGGTGTAGGTGGAAAACCACTTTCATACCAGGAGTTACCTAACACACCTAGGAGATTTATTAGAAGTGTCAGGAAGGTTGAAAAGGAGACAGGATTTGGTAGATTGTCTATTGCATACTATGGAGAGACTAAAGATGGAGAACCAAGATTCTGGTACAGTTGGCTACTTCCTACAATAGCCCTATTCGATCTCACAATTGCAAAGAAGGTCAATCAAACCCTTGGTATATTAAAAGTAGATTAA
- a CDS encoding PFL family protein — protein sequence MYVPEEILETIRMIEYENLDIRAVTMGINLRDCVSEDIDRLRENIYEKIVSKAKDLVSVSERVSKKYGIPIVTKRVAVTPISIVVGGAIKGMDREEAIKECVKVGETLDRAAKDIGVDFIGGYSALVHKDTTWEEGILIDSIPHMMSKTKRVCSSVNVASTKSGINMTAIKRMGEIIKETAERTEKAIGCAKLVVFANAPEDNPFMAGAFHGVGEGDVVINVGVSGPGVVRAVVEKLKGKDIGTLYNEIKKTAFKITRVGELIGREVSKELNVPFGIVDLSLAPTPARGDSVANILEAMGLERCGAHGSTAALAILNDAVKKGGAMAASYVGGLSGSFIPVSEDAGMIRAVEEGALSLEKLEAMTSVCSVGLDMIAIPGKTPASTISAIIADEMAIGVINKKTTAVRIIPVPGKDVGDYVDYGGLLGRAPIMAVNEYSSEEFIKRGGRVPSPIHSLTN from the coding sequence ATGTACGTTCCAGAGGAGATACTTGAAACTATTAGGATGATAGAGTACGAGAATTTAGACATTAGAGCAGTTACAATGGGTATAAATCTGAGGGACTGTGTCTCCGAGGATATAGATAGATTGAGAGAAAATATATACGAGAAAATAGTATCAAAGGCTAAAGATCTTGTAAGTGTATCTGAGAGGGTATCAAAGAAGTACGGTATCCCAATAGTTACAAAGAGGGTTGCAGTTACTCCCATCAGTATAGTAGTGGGAGGTGCTATAAAGGGAATGGATAGGGAGGAGGCTATTAAAGAGTGTGTAAAGGTAGGGGAAACCTTAGACAGGGCTGCCAAGGATATAGGGGTGGATTTCATCGGGGGATACTCTGCACTTGTTCATAAGGATACAACCTGGGAGGAGGGAATACTTATAGACTCTATACCTCATATGATGAGTAAGACTAAGAGAGTATGTTCCTCGGTGAATGTTGCAAGTACTAAAAGTGGAATAAACATGACCGCCATAAAGAGGATGGGGGAGATCATAAAGGAGACTGCAGAGAGGACAGAGAAGGCCATCGGATGTGCCAAGTTGGTGGTATTTGCAAATGCACCTGAGGACAATCCCTTTATGGCAGGTGCCTTCCATGGAGTTGGAGAGGGGGATGTGGTGATAAACGTAGGGGTGTCGGGACCTGGAGTTGTAAGGGCTGTTGTCGAGAAGTTGAAAGGGAAAGATATAGGCACCTTATACAACGAGATTAAAAAAACTGCCTTTAAGATAACGAGAGTCGGAGAACTTATAGGTAGGGAGGTATCCAAGGAGTTAAATGTTCCCTTTGGAATTGTAGATCTCTCCCTCGCTCCAACACCTGCAAGGGGAGACAGTGTGGCAAACATATTAGAGGCTATGGGGTTAGAGAGATGTGGAGCCCATGGGAGTACTGCGGCACTTGCAATATTAAACGATGCAGTTAAGAAGGGGGGTGCCATGGCGGCAAGTTATGTTGGAGGTTTAAGTGGTTCCTTTATTCCAGTAAGTGAAGATGCAGGTATGATAAGGGCTGTAGAGGAGGGGGCGTTGAGTTTGGAGAAGTTGGAAGCTATGACCTCTGTATGTTCAGTGGGACTGGATATGATAGCAATACCTGGGAAGACACCTGCCTCTACAATATCTGCAATAATAGCAGATGAGATGGCAATAGGCGTGATAAATAAAAAGACTACTGCAGTTAGAATAATACCTGTACCAGGTAAGGACGTTGGTGACTACGTAGATTACGGTGGGTTGTTAGGTAGGGCACCTATAATGGCTGTAAATGAATATTCTTCCGAGGAGTTTATAAAGAGAGGTGGTAGAGTACCTTCGCCTATACACTCTTTGACGAATTAA
- a CDS encoding response regulator, with translation MTKIVRTLVVDDSAFMRNILKKILSSTNKYVVVGEASNGKEAIEKARELKPDLITMDIVMPEMDGIEATRRIKKEFPDIKIVMCTSVDQEKKMIEAIEAGADGYIVKPFQAPKILEQLNKLFPD, from the coding sequence ATGACTAAAATTGTACGTACATTGGTAGTAGATGACTCGGCCTTTATGAGAAACATTTTAAAGAAGATCCTTTCATCTACAAATAAATACGTAGTAGTAGGTGAAGCATCAAACGGAAAAGAGGCTATTGAAAAAGCTAGGGAGTTAAAACCTGATCTAATAACTATGGACATAGTAATGCCAGAAATGGACGGTATAGAGGCTACAAGGAGAATAAAAAAAGAATTCCCTGACATAAAAATAGTTATGTGTACCTCTGTAGATCAGGAAAAAAAGATGATCGAAGCCATCGAAGCAGGTGCAGATGGGTACATTGTAAAACCTTTCCAGGCTCCAAAGATTTTGGAACAACTTAACAAATTATTCCCAGATTAA
- the dcd gene encoding dCTP deaminase, which produces MILSDRDILHYMELGEISIEPFNPDFLGPCSYDVTLGDEFIVYKDEVYDLRRELDHEKFKIKRAIMVCPLCHRLDEDKIEYYKEKYNVDVVVNRGILGTTTEYIKLSNNICAQYQGRSSFGRVFLQSHQTAGWIDAGFRGRITLEIVAYDKPVILYKGQRIGQLIFSKTTSPVNIGYCDRKNSKYSEQRSVTPSLIFKEYK; this is translated from the coding sequence ATGATACTAAGTGACAGAGACATTCTCCACTATATGGAGTTGGGAGAGATATCTATAGAACCTTTTAATCCAGATTTCCTTGGACCTTGCTCCTACGATGTTACCCTTGGAGATGAGTTTATCGTATATAAGGACGAAGTCTACGACCTAAGAAGAGAACTGGATCATGAAAAATTTAAGATAAAAAGGGCTATAATGGTATGTCCCCTATGTCATAGGTTAGATGAAGATAAAATAGAGTACTACAAAGAGAAATACAACGTAGATGTAGTGGTAAACAGGGGGATACTGGGTACTACTACAGAGTATATAAAACTTTCAAATAACATATGTGCACAATATCAGGGGAGGAGTTCCTTTGGTAGGGTATTTTTACAGTCCCATCAAACTGCTGGATGGATAGACGCAGGGTTTAGGGGAAGGATAACCTTAGAGATAGTTGCATACGATAAACCTGTTATTCTCTACAAGGGGCAGAGAATAGGGCAGTTGATATTCTCAAAGACCACCTCTCCTGTAAATATTGGCTACTGTGATAGAAAGAACTCCAAGTATAGTGAACAGAGATCTGTAACACCGTCTCTTATATTTAAAGAATATAAATAA
- a CDS encoding triphosphoribosyl-dephospho-CoA synthase → MDPWDIMKSSQIACVLEVSSFKPGNVHRYRDFSDIKYHHFLTSGIAFGDVIYKAAQDSKNIGKYIKMAVIQSRRWSPSNANLGIIMLHVPIAMGAGNIDNFDSSKLRKEMIRLSKNTTVEDSLNVYDAISIAMPNLNPPKRGPDVKEEDAKKRLIEENMTLYHVFKISSEWDNISKEWTEGFKISFEGYELLKNYYLEERDINWAITKTYIHLLSKYPDTLIARKNNLEISKEVSKIAMEIRNNGYKKEDIEKFDSYLSKDGNRLNPGTTADIVAASLMIFLLDRIDSKDTILW, encoded by the coding sequence ATGGATCCATGGGATATAATGAAAAGTTCTCAAATAGCCTGTGTCCTCGAGGTCAGTAGTTTTAAACCTGGAAATGTACATAGATACAGGGATTTTTCAGATATAAAGTATCACCACTTTCTCACTTCAGGTATAGCCTTTGGTGATGTAATATATAAGGCTGCTCAGGATAGTAAAAATATTGGAAAATATATAAAGATGGCAGTTATTCAATCAAGGAGGTGGTCTCCTTCCAATGCCAACTTAGGAATAATCATGTTACATGTTCCCATTGCAATGGGTGCAGGAAATATAGATAACTTTGACAGTAGTAAATTGAGGAAAGAGATGATACGTCTATCGAAGAACACAACTGTAGAAGATAGTTTAAATGTTTACGATGCCATAAGTATAGCCATGCCAAATTTGAACCCTCCAAAAAGAGGTCCAGATGTTAAAGAAGAAGATGCCAAGAAGAGATTAATCGAGGAGAACATGACACTCTATCATGTATTTAAGATATCCTCTGAGTGGGATAATATATCTAAGGAGTGGACTGAAGGGTTTAAAATTTCATTTGAAGGCTATGAATTGTTGAAGAATTACTACCTGGAAGAGAGGGATATAAATTGGGCAATAACTAAGACGTATATTCATCTTCTATCTAAGTACCCTGATACTTTGATTGCAAGGAAGAATAACTTAGAGATATCTAAGGAGGTTTCCAAAATTGCAATGGAGATACGGAATAATGGATACAAAAAGGAAGATATTGAAAAATTTGATAGTTATCTATCGAAAGATGGAAATAGGTTAAACCCAGGTACTACTGCAGATATAGTTGCAGCCTCTTTAATGATCTTTCTCTTGGATAGAATAGATAGTAAGGATACAATACTCTGGTAG
- a CDS encoding tRNA (cytidine(56)-2'-O)-methyltransferase, whose amino-acid sequence MVVEVLRLGHRGERDRRTSTHVALTARALGADKILFTSEDDHVKESISKVVENWGGNFKFEVVESWKGYVRSFKKRGIVIHLTMYGESVNERIDTIRELLKEGKDILVVVGGEKVPKEIYELADYNISIGNQPHSEIAALAIFLDRLFEGKTLYRDYPDAKIKVIPSERKKVVVRK is encoded by the coding sequence ATGGTTGTAGAGGTGTTAAGGTTAGGGCATAGAGGGGAAAGGGACAGGAGAACATCCACCCATGTGGCATTAACTGCTAGGGCATTGGGGGCAGATAAGATCCTATTTACCTCGGAGGACGACCATGTAAAGGAGAGTATAAGTAAGGTTGTGGAAAACTGGGGTGGTAATTTTAAATTTGAGGTAGTTGAATCTTGGAAAGGGTATGTAAGAAGTTTTAAAAAGAGAGGGATTGTAATACATCTAACTATGTACGGTGAAAGTGTAAATGAGAGAATAGACACTATAAGAGAGCTTCTTAAAGAGGGAAAGGATATTTTAGTGGTAGTTGGAGGAGAAAAGGTACCAAAGGAGATCTATGAGTTAGCAGATTACAACATTTCTATAGGTAATCAGCCCCATTCAGAGATCGCAGCCCTTGCTATATTTCTAGATAGGTTGTTTGAAGGAAAAACTCTTTACAGAGATTACCCTGATGCAAAGATAAAAGTTATACCGTCGGAAAGAAAGAAGGTTGTAGTTAGAAAATAG
- the queC gene encoding 7-cyano-7-deazaguanine synthase QueC: MVKVCVLSGGLDSTVATLVAKSKDDDIYTITFDYGQRAVLREINSARKISEVLGAKHKVIKLPFLREFGGSALTERDKTVPKLNEEDLDNLEKTRETMRSVWVPGRNIVMFSIASSFAESLGGGEVYTGLNKEEGTTFPDNTLEFVDRFNSLLEYGTIREVKLVAPLYNLDKTEIVKYGRELEEKLGVEVLKYSYSCYHDNGEDFLHCGTCESCVRRKRAFKEAGIEDPTKYLR, from the coding sequence ATGGTCAAGGTATGTGTCTTAAGTGGAGGTTTAGACTCTACAGTAGCCACCTTAGTAGCAAAATCAAAGGATGACGATATATATACTATAACCTTCGATTATGGGCAGAGGGCAGTACTTAGGGAGATAAACTCTGCAAGAAAGATATCAGAGGTATTAGGTGCAAAGCATAAAGTAATTAAACTTCCCTTCCTGAGGGAGTTTGGAGGAAGTGCTTTAACAGAGCGGGATAAAACTGTTCCCAAATTAAATGAGGAAGATCTAGATAACTTGGAAAAAACCAGAGAAACTATGAGATCTGTATGGGTGCCTGGACGTAATATAGTCATGTTCTCGATAGCCTCCAGTTTTGCAGAGTCCCTTGGAGGGGGTGAAGTATATACAGGATTGAATAAAGAGGAGGGCACTACATTTCCAGATAACACCTTAGAGTTTGTAGATAGATTTAACAGTCTCTTGGAGTACGGTACAATAAGGGAAGTTAAACTGGTAGCACCACTCTACAACTTAGATAAAACTGAAATCGTAAAATATGGTAGGGAACTTGAGGAGAAACTTGGGGTGGAGGTTCTAAAGTACAGTTATTCCTGCTACCATGACAACGGAGAGGATTTCCTACACTGTGGAACCTGTGAGAGTTGCGTCAGAAGGAAGAGGGCATTTAAGGAGGCAGGTATTGAAGATCCTACTAAGTACTTGAGGTGA